One Pyrus communis chromosome 4, drPyrComm1.1, whole genome shotgun sequence genomic region harbors:
- the LOC137732202 gene encoding uncharacterized protein At4g15970-like, protein MRPHRRRLPAMTRRTSTIDSSASDMPESVVLIRRFLFFVAVCLSCLLLYNDSNALRFLHRFSSSPSASFSAYLSPLVSEEHRLEKVLKNATMEDGTVILTTLNEAWAAPGSILDLFLESFRIGVGTHRLLSHLVIIALDPKAFERCLEVHNHCFALVIQDSDFRQEAYFMTPHYLKMMWARIDFLRSVLEMGYNFVFTDADIMWFRDPFPQFYEDADFQIACDNFLGNSDDLQNKPNGGFNYVKSNSRSIAFYKFWYSSRETYPGFHDQDVLNIIKFDPTTFGIGLKIKFLDTAYFGGFCEPSKDLNQVCTMHANCCYGLDSKLHDLRIMVRNWKRFVSLPPNLKRDLMLPWGVPQNCSLDSLRRSDARESDAQHGSQE, encoded by the exons ATGCGTCCGCACCGGAGGCGTCTACCGGCGATGACGCGCCGCACATCGACCATTGACTCCTCCGCCTCCGACATGCCTGAATCGGTCGTCCTTATCCGTCGGTTTCTCTTCTTTGTCGCGGTCTGTCTCTCCTGCCTGCTCCTCTACAACGACTCCAATGCCCTCCGCTTTCTACACCGGTTCTCTTCCTCTCCCTCCGCCTCATTCTCCGCCTACCTTTCCCCTCTC GTTAGCGAGGAACATAGGCTTGAAAAGGTTTTAAAGAATGCTACCATGGAAGACGGCACTGTGATTTTAACAACTTTGAATGAAGCATGGGCAGCTCCCGGCTCGATCCTCGATCTCTTTCTGGAGAGCTTTAGGATTGGAGTTGGAACTCATAGGCTATTGAGCCATTTGGTGATCATTGCCTTGGATCCAAAGGCATTTGAGCGTTGTTTGGAGGTGCATAACCATTGCTTTGCTCTTGTCATTCAAGACTCTGATTTTCGTCAGGAGGCTTATTTTATGACCCCTCACTACTTGAAGATGATGTGGGCAAGGATCGATTTTCTGCGCTCTGTTCTTGAGATGGGCTACAATTTCGTTTTCACG GATGCGGATATTATGTGGTTCAGGGATCCATTTCCACAGTTTTATGAGGATGCAGATTTTCAGATTGCATGCGATAATTTCTTAGGCAACTCGGATGATCTACAGAACAAACCGAATGGAGGGTTTAACTATGTAAAGTCCAATAGCAGGTCAATAGCGTTCTACAAATTTTGGTATTCCTCGCGGGAAACCTACCCTGGGTTCCATGATCAGGATGTCCTCAATATTATTAAGTTTGATCCAACCACCTTTGGTATCGgactgaaaataaaatttttggatACGGCTTACTTTGGTGGATTTTGTGAACCTAGTAAGGATTTGAATCAAGTTTGTACAATGCATGCAAATTGTTGTTATGGTCTAGATAGCAAGCTTCACGACCTTAGAATCATGGTTCGGAATTGGAAGCGATTTGTGTCCTTGCCGCCTAATTTGAAGAGAGATTTGATGTTACCATGGGGCGTTCCGCAGAACTGCAG CCTTGACTCTCTCCGTCGCTCTGATGCACGGGAGAGCGATGCTCAACATGGTTCACAAGAATGA